The following nucleotide sequence is from Cygnus atratus isolate AKBS03 ecotype Queensland, Australia chromosome 15, CAtr_DNAZoo_HiC_assembly, whole genome shotgun sequence.
TTGCTGCTCTTGTACCTGGATGGTGAATGCAGGTTTGGATCCCCAGTTCAAAGCTATTAAGAAGCTGGATGAGGGCCAGCAAAGGCAGCCCTAGGGCTCATAACCTGCAAGGGGAGCTTGGGGAGGGCTGAGGGAGCTAGGCTTATTTAGCCTGGCAAAGGAGAGGCTGAAAGGCAGTCTTGCAGCACCCACTCCTACTGCAAGGGCAATTACAAAGACATTGGAGCCAAACTCTTGCTGGCAGTGACAGACAATATAACTTGGGGCAACAGCCATAGATCACACCTTGGGCAGTTCAGACTAGACGTtaggaaaatctgtttctacttGGAGCATAATGCAGCTTGGAAACACATTatccagagaggctgtggatctccatccttggaggctTTCAAGATGCAGCTGGCTGAAAAACACTGTCGATCTGATCTAGTGCGGGTGATGGTCCTACAGGGAGCAGAAGATTTGACTACTGTTCTCCAGCAGTCCCTTTCACAGcatttctatgattctttaaaaccattcctcttAGTTTCTCCTGGGTAAATGCCTTTCCTCTGGCCCTTTGACTCCTTACACCATGAGTCTACTTGTCAGATTCAACTACGAGTCACATGGGTACATCTCAGCATGAGAGAAATAGGTATATTCATGGGAGGCTTAGCTGCTATAGCAAACAAGTACGGAGGGTGGTGGAAGCTGTAAGTAACACTAAGCAAGCATCCTTCAGACTTGCTTGGATTCAGGTTTCTCTAGTTAGTTTAGTGCTTACCGTCCTTGTTGGAGAGGATTGGTGCTAGCAGTTCTTTAGCTTCTGACAGCAAGATGTCAACAAGATCTGAAGATGGAAGAGATGTATCTGAGACTGCGTCTGTTTTATCCTCTTCTGTTTCACTGCTGGCTCTTATAAATATGGAAAGTGCCATCAATACTTCTACCATGGAACGGTCATTGAAAATCCTGGCCAGCTTCTTCTGAAGGATACTCTATGTAAATTCTGTGCATTCAGAGGAGAACTGCATCTCGATCTTGCAGCATCACAGAAGAGTCTATTTTAGGCACACTTGCATTGTTGAGTTAGAAATATAAGATGTACTatcaaagttttttgtttgtttttagaatttctatttatttttagaattcttcaaaaatatttctccttcgTTATCACAGAAATAACCATCTTGGAAACctaaccattaaaaaaaattgttttctgctaCCATCATTcttaaaaatcagcatttttttaagaGGCATTGCATTATCAACAAGACTGTGACTTTTCAACAAATCGATcaaatttacaaaacaaacaaaataccacCAGAGTTCTCATAACAGAGTTCTGATACGGTTTTTTCAAGTGATAGGAGATAGCTTGAAGGGGAGTCCAAAATCCTTAACTTTATTTCTGTAACCATTCATGCAGTTAAGAGTCATGTTAGTTCTTTGCTTACACTATTAGTTTCTATAACTGCTGACAGACAAGGCCATGGTCCTAAAGCCAAAGACTGACTTCTAGTCGGAAAAGCAGGTGAGTCACAACTCTGCTTCTTTGAAACAGCTTGCTTAGGGGCTCAGCTAACAAGAGCAGCTTAATCAAAGGAGTGTTTCACCTACTCATTCCCCAGAAAAGCCTGAAACGGAGGTGAAATGTTCCCAAATACCAATGGACCTGTAGCATCCTGATCATCTTTTCCCAACAGTTTCATTCCCAAAGTGacagtatttttagaaactCCAGGCAAGGTTATGTGTGAATCACCTTCCCCTGAGAAAggtcagaaaaggaaatgtttgcaGCTCCCAGAAGCCATCTCCTACCTTTTCTCATCTGGTAAGTGACTGGGTGTGCTCAAGACCTTGTGAACGTTCtgccataaaagaaaaaaaaaagggggaaaaaaaggtttcaaaCTTGTAGGAATGAATAATTCCTGAGAACAAACCTCATGGATTTTTGCTGCTGATCAGATTTAATATGACAGTAATCAGCTTCTGCTTATTCATTGCCCTTGAAGCGAATATCTCAAGGCCTTTTGCAACACAGGCAACATTCACAGCCTATGCAAATATACAGGCACATCCGAATTATGCATTTTAATACCAATGTTAAAGTATACCAAATGCACCATAAAAATACTCTTCCAAAGAATAGTTTTGCAGGCTACATTTCAGCAAGTCCATGGTTTCTGGATTGTACTTGCACATGTAATTTCTCATTATGGTTAGTGAATGCTCAATCACTACTGAGGGATGTataaaaggaagacatttttatCCCAGTAGCCAAAATCCTGTGATGTTTGCCCCTGGGACCAAGCCAAATCCATTTGCAAAGTCCAGCCCCAGACTGCATACACCCCAGTGTACACACCTAGTGCTGCAGGTCTAGAGgcattttaattcttccttctctgaggCAGGGGGCACAGAATCTAtgcttcctttctctccacTGTTTTCTATTGATCTCAAGATCTCCTGGGACAGGTTACTAGTAGCTGAAGCAGATACCAGAACCCTAGTGCTTCCCATGCTGGCCAGTTTACTAACTACACAAGCTTTGTACAGGCAATGAAGTGGAAGAACAGACAATTAAAGGCTAAAGCAATTATATATGTGATTTTGCAGGAAATCTAGGTGGGGGGAAAGcactgaaagaacaaaactaCTCCTCGAGTTCACACTGGCTGTGCAGAGAAGCAACTGGCCAGTCATGCAAAGGGAAGGACAAAATGCATGATTTCGACTGTCATGTCCAGAGAAgttcctggagcagcagggaagaatCGGTgcgtgctggggacagcagagccACAGGGCAAAAACTGCACCACGCCATTTACGTGGCTGATGGGTAAAGGAACATACATGAGCTTGTTCCCCGGTTTCTCCTAACCAACAGACAGTGCCTTGTTAGAAtgagaaggaataaaaataaataaatttcttgcTTATGGACCAGGAAATTAGTTGGACTTGCAAAATCCCTGTTAAGGTAAGAGGCCACagcactgccaccagcaccagAGGCAGCTCAGCACGTCACCTGCACAAACAGGAGCAGTTTCCTATTGCAGATCTCCAGGCGCTTCCGTGAGACTTCTGATTTCCGTAACTGGCCGTCAGCCAGGGACAACTGTCTTTTCAGTTCCAGGATGTCCTCCTGATATGGGGccagagaagaacagaaatgagaTGATGAAACTCCAGCCTCGGCTTTTGGCAACATCAGCTTATGGCATTTTCTACAAGCAGAAAACCACAGCCCTCTTGGAATGGCCGGTGGTAATCGTACAAATTATAACACACACCCAAAGACTGTGCTGGCCTCGTTGTCATACATGACAAATAACGTATATGCTATGgccattttctcctttaaatgaAGAAGGGGATAGAACCCCCAGAAGAAGGGTCAGCAGGGTAggctttttcccctcccactaGTCTTTTATTCCCAGACTCAGGGGTTGCATTACCTCTATTTCGGCcacatgttttgctttcttccctgccAGCTGCATCTTCAGTTCTGCAATTTCGGCTTCTAGCAAGTGGATCACTTCCTCGTAGTCCTGCTCTGCGCTGTGAGCCTGTCTCTGCACAACCTCAGCCATCTGCAGCTTGCTGTGCAGCGTTCGGTTCTCAGAGAGAAAGCCCAGGGCTTTCTGGAAGCAGCGAGAAGTTGTGGTGAATGCACTGCATCCCCCTTGGCCGCTGAGCACCAAACCCACCCCGGCAGCCCCTGTCCTAGTGGAGGCTGGGACGCAGGCAGGAAGAGCCCCCACGGCTCAGCCTTTCCAGGTCAGGGACAGCCTGAGGGTGTTGAAGTAAAACCAACATCATGAGACACATCCAACGAGCTCTCCACTAACCTGGTTCAGCCGCTGAAGCTCATCTTCCATTGACTTCTTACTGTTTTCCACCTCTTTCAGGAGAGACTAGGGAAAATATTGTCACCAGATTAGAAGCAACAAGCAACAGGACATCCTCTAGAAGATGCCCTGCTCTTTTAGCTCCTACCCCCAGAGCAATACAGACGGCAGCAGCCATGTGTGCCCTTGCCCTGTTACCGTACTTGGTGGGCTGCGACCTGCATGCGCGCGGGGTCCCCGCTGCACGCAGCCACGATGCTGGCAGCTGTGCAGCAAGGTGCTTCTATCAGCCATGGGCTTGAATTATTTGCATTACAAGGTGTCACAGCTTTAAATGTACTTCCtcaatgtcaaaaaaaaatagtggctGCATACTCTTTAAGTTATAAGCTTTTGTTTGAGCTTGAGAGAAAGATGGAGGTAAGGAGAGGAGTGGGTGGGAGAGAAGTGGGGAGGACAGGCCACCCCACAGCCCTCCCATACGACCAGAGAGTGCCAGCAGAAGGCACCAGCCGAGGAGtctgctgggaggagaggctcCACCTTTAGCCGTCGGACTTCTTGCCGCAGGTCCGtcatctccagctgcagctgctccagctcctcgcTGCCGTTGCAGCTGAGTGAGTCGAGGGTCTGCAAGGCAGAAAGCAGCGTTGCGTTAAGTACCACTCGTGCGCTACCAAAACCATGGGGCTAGATCACAGGTGTACTGCTTTCCATACCCAGAATAACTATTAATCTTGGAAAAGGTGTTGGCATTTTTAGGATTGAAAGGCACACTGAATAATTCAGCTGAAGGATACCCTCCCCTCACCCACCAGAATTTCTGCCTCTGATCCCTGACATAGCTGGAACAGCTGTGCTACAGTGAATTTTGATTTTGAGCCAAGTGAAATTAGTTGGGATTGATTAATTATGGCTAATTCTCCTGCATCACTCTGAGTGACATAGGCTGTTTCCTTCACATCACCCCATAGGTGGTGGTGttgctttattaaaacagaGGACTCTTTTACATAATTTCCTATAATAAGAATGATTAAGGGATCCTTCTCCCTTCTTTGTATAACTCAAGAACAATCAGAATGTGAGAATATAGCTTTTCCCTTAGAATCCCATGTATTTATGTATCAAGAAAAGTAGTGTTCTAAGCGACCCTGCACACCcgcccctgcacagccccacaaAAATCTGCTTCCCCCGGGGACAGTGCAGCCAGGGTGGCCTGAGTGCCAGCCTGACTCACCGGGGAGTGAAACGCCGACGTGTCCAGCAGACTGGCCACCTCATGCTGGGTGAAGAGCACAGAGCTGGAATCCAGGCCGGCCTCATCCAGCTCGTCCTGCATCACGTCCCTGAGCGCTTGGAGGAGATCTGCGAGAAAGAGGTGGCTtttgcagggaggggagagaaaagcactgcttttgggggagaaaatgcCATAGGTTTAGGGAAATCCCAACTGACAGGCAGAGCAAGTTTAGAGATACCAAAGAATCTTCTCTCAGTTCTTTGATGGTCCCAGCAAACTCAAATAAGttcatagaatgatagaatcacagaatggtttgggtgtgaagggaccttaaagcccatctggttccaaccccctgccacgggcagggacacctcccaccagaccaggtcactcaaagccccatccagcctggcctcgggCACTGCCAGGGGTGAGGCACCcagagcttctctgggcagcctgtgccagtgcctcaccaccctcacaggaaagaatttcttcctaattatctaatctaaatctatcctcttttacTTTAAGGCCATTACTCCTAAGTTGCTGATAACCTTTACcagactgtttttgtttttaaatagtgaaaaaatgtcaaattggaaaaaaattgtacttctaaataacaaaacaaacaacaaacaaacaaaagacaaccCCTCCCCCACATACCTGCAGTTTTCACTGTGGTTCTCAGAGTTCTAAAATTTCAATCCCAAGCACCATTTCTCTGACCCACGTCACCCACCTGCCTGCTGgcatttctcatgtttttgatttaaacaaaaaaatccaaatcaaTGGCTTCAGCACTGCAGGGGGTTGTTAAATGGACAGGTCTGAACATCAGGATTTGTTTTGTGCGGAGGAGAGCCCGGTGCGAGGGGCCGCGTGGGACACACACAGCCTGCGCCGAGGATGGGAGGAGGCATCGAGGTGTTTGTGACTTCTCGTAACTGCTTgtgagcagtgcccagcagggagcttctggccaagctgctgcctttcagcagGTGCCTGCCTCCTCTCTCAGCCATCAGCAAAGCTGCACAAAAGCTAAgagcctgctggcagctgcctgctCACCTCCATAGGCCACCGTCCCCTGCGAGTCCGTGGTCAAAGTTTGCCGCAACTGCCTCTTCTTCTCCTCGGTAACCTCCAAACCGAGGTACTGCAGAACCTGCAGCAGGAACAGTGAAcggttaataaaaataactgcatgAAAAACACCGCTGGGAAAGCACTGCTATGAAGTAGAAAGCAACGCTTTCTCCTGGAAGCGACTCTCCAGGCATCATCTCCTGGAGGAGCAGGCTTGGGCTGGACTTCCAGGCTCTCATTTCCCACACCTGCACAGAAATGCCTGTTCCTGAAGCCAGGGACGGGTTCGTGGCCCTCCAAGAACGTTTTGTACAGGTGGCAAACAGATTTGCAGCTATTACAAATGGGCAGGAGCTTTATCAAAGCCTGTGGAGCTGCAGCAATGCTCAGCTACCAGGAGCTCagcctctctgctttctgcccaGGAACTGTGCTTGGGACTGAGGAGATAAAAGCTATTCACGGAGTATTTCCTGCGGCAACGAGAGACATTCAAACATTTTGTCTCTCACTGCACATTTTGCTCTCTTATTATGCATGATGCACTGACTTCTGATACTTATCAACTCAGCCCCTGGGCACTGCACAGAAGTGGCTAAACCTGTGCAAACACCACTTGGTGCCAGCGGCAGCAAGGAAAAGGCTTTAAAAGACAACGTCAGGCTCAGCAGAGAACCTGGGAATGGGCCAAAGCTAAAGCTAAagctctttctctctgctgccgTAGGCTGAGCCCGCAGCTCCCCCTCGCAGGGGTCCCCCTGCCTCCATCTCGGCCGTGTCGCCTCCGACCCAGGCCCGCAGTGGTGCCTTCTCCCAGCGATGGAGTCCCCCAGAAGGGGATGGCGAGCGTCCACCCTCCTCCCACTGAAGAGGAGCTGGTTTTATACCCGTGGCAGAAAATGCAATCTTAAATGCTGATCTCAGaattgggaagggaagggaagggaagggaagggaagggaagggaagggaagggaagggaagggaagggaagggaagggaagggaagggaagggaagggaagggaagggaagggaagggaagggaagggaagggaaggtttAGGAGAAAACTTGCAAGCTCGTGTGCAGCTTGGCGAGGAGGAGGCGAGCGCGGCAGCTGCCGCAGGGTGGCAGCAGATGCCCGCCTGTGCCCCGCATCGGGCCGTGGCCGGGGCGTTCCCTCGCGCCCCCCAAAAACCCGCAgcaccccggggggggggaggtccACGCACCCCACAGCCAGAGCGGGGAGCGCGGCCCCCTGCGGGCGCTCCGCCTTTCACCGGGGTTTTGGGTGAGCAAATGGGCAGCTCCGCTCCTGCCCTCGGACGGTGCCCTCGCGGTGAATTTTCCTCCAAAAGCTGAAAGCCCTGCCTGGAGCCCAGCACTGCGGCCACCTCCGGCCTCTCCTCTGCCCGAGGTCACCCGGCAGCGAGAGCAGACccagggggccggggggctgctgccctcccccaGCTCCGCACGTACACGGTGCAGCCCCCGGGGCTTCTGAGCTGCCTGCGGCACCCAGAGGTGGCTGAGAGGAGCCGTGATTCCCCCAAACGCCCCTCGAGCCACGATGGGGATGTTTCACTACACCCGGTTCTCCCTTTGGAGTTTCTGAGGCTGGACACATCCCCCAGCAAACTCAGCTGAAGAGTCGAGACTCGGTAATAAACACAACTTGGTCTCAGCTGCGATGCCTCTGTCTCAATGATTAGATGAAGTAACTGCAGTGCGTGAGCAGCGTGATGCCCGGAGGGAAATCGGCGCTCAGGGCACTGCACGCCGGagctcctgctgtccccagcacagccccactgGCCTCGCGGCGAGGAAttgggcagcagcaggccctGCTCGGCATAGGACACCATGTGCAGATTAGAGCACTGAGCAAGTGCAGTAGCTTTATTGTGTGCGAACAGCCAGGCTGATTCTCTTGGACTATTTCTATTCAGTTTTGCACTTTATAATCCCTCCAGAAAGCAAGTGACCCAGTGACCCCAATGCTAATACCTGGCGCAGTCCTCCCACACTCCAGTGAGCCACTGGGGCAAATGGAAAGGTCTCAACCTGCTCCTGGCTCAGGCCTCCAGCGGGACCCAGCACCCCGGGctgcctgcaggtgctgctccaCCAGCGAGACCCCCGGGGGTCCCAGTCTCTTTGTGGGGGTAGAGCCACAGCAGGGGCTGTCACATCCCAACAGACAGCCACCCCTGCTGGTGCACAGCTGCCCAGGTCCTTCATCTGGTGAGCACGCTGCGCATTGCTCCCCAGTTCCCTCCTCCTGGCCTTCCTCGTTGGCCCCGCAGCTCTTCCATGGCAAAAACAAGGCAAGGAGACTGCACCCTGCGGGAGGGACGAAGAAGAGGCCACTCACCAGCTCCAGCTTGCCGTCCTTGAGGCGGATGTGGGGGTCCAGCGCTACTCTGGGCTTGgtgcctgcagccaccccctGGCTGGGGGCCGAAGTGGGCGCTGAAAAGCCAGGAGGAAATGTTAACGGAAGAGTACTTGTGTAGAGGAAAGAGGTGCCTGCTAAGCACAATTTGGGGCAGAATATAtctgcataaaatatatttctgtgcGGCAGAGCAAAATCAAAGAGcgggatttttttaaatccactcCTGGAAGCCCAAACCAGGCCACCATGGAAAGGACTGGACACTGGGGGAATGACAAACCCATGCTGAAACTGGGCTTCCTCGTGGCTTAAAACGGGGTGTTTCACCTGGGGACCCAGGACTGCCAAAAGGCCACTGCAGAAATTTCCAGTCACAAGGTTTTTGGGGTCTTGGGGTCCATACTTAAGGTgatctatttaaaagaaaacataaatctgCTTCTGTCCTGTCTACTCTAACTGATTGAGCAAAACTGAAAGCCAAGTAGCAACATCTTATAAAATACAGCCTCAGCCTTTCACAACACCCGTGGAATAGAGAACTGAAGCATTAAGAGCAATGTGGAAAAAACATCGGTGCAAGACTTCTTCCCTCCCCGAGACTGCAAAAAGCCTTAAACCCTTCTCCCCAGTCGCCCAGTCGTTGGGGCAAATTATTGGGGTAGGAGCTGCGTGCACTGCGAGGCACAGAGGGAACCTGCAACCAGAGCAACTGCAAGGTTTTGATgagaggaggaagggcagcTGCCGCATGGGCTGAAAGCTGTTAAAAGAGGGGAAGAACCAGCTGCTGACAGCTGGCTCCTCCTTGCTGTCACTGCCCTCAGAGCTCGGCGGTGCAGAGCGCAACTCCCAGTGCCATGCCCTGGCACTTGTgctcctccatccctggaggaaACCCACAATTAAGTCATGTCCATAACGATCCGTGCCGTGCCCTGGGAAAAGGGCTGGCTCTGGAGGTATGGGACAGCTCTGCTCacccagcagccaccagccGAGCACAATCCCTCCCTCTTTGTGCCAGTGGCACAGGACTGGCCCAAGGATCAactccttccccctgcctggGTTCTGCTCTACAGCCTGGGAACCCCAGTCCTGCTGAATGAGCCCACCTCTGGcccaccccagcacctctcACCCTCCTCGGCTGCCGGGCAGGAGCACAGCGAGCAGCAGCAAGGTGCTGCAGACACGTAATCCTCCTAATCCTGGCATTCATCCGCTCTGCTAatgccagcagctgggaagcaggAAGAGGTAATAAATGGGGCTGCTGGATTGGCCACCAACACTTCGCTCCCCACGTTCAAGGGCAGAGCTGTTACCCTTCGGTGCATGGCTAATCAGGATTAGCTCCACGAGGCTCTGCTGTCAGCTCTGTGCACGCGGATATCCAGGGCATCCGCTGGGCACCCACCGGCAGGCAGTCCCTGGCCCAGGCTCcaagcctggctgctgctctttcaAAGCCGGCTGTCTGCTTTCATGGATGACAACACCGACACAAAGCCTCCCCAGCATCTCAcattaaaacaacaaccaaaaaaaagtgtaataaaaTCCCTCAGCTAAGTCAGGAAGCAATTAGGTCATTGCTATATTGCCTCAATGGCCCAGGACCCATCATTGGGAGCTCTGGCTGTCGGTGGTGGCCACCTAAAAGCCTCCCTGAAACCAAGGCATGCTGGGGACTCGCTGACATGGTAAGGAAGATCCTCCAGGCAGAAGCAATGACACCTATAAACAATTTTCCAGTTTGAACAACTGAGAACAACCTCAATGCCTGTACTATGCCCAGGGCTGCCATGTACAGTGCAGCTATCAGGAACTCACTATTTTCCATACTGTGTCTCCAAGGACCCCTCGTTCCCAGCAGACGGGAACGTTACCTGCAAGGAGACCTGCTGGATGTAAGTCTCACCGGATCTTTGCATGTGCACAAAGATGCTGCTGCAAATGAACTACACACTGAGCATGGGAAAAGTGCTGTTTCCTATTTCCAGTCCTCCGAATACCTTAGTAAAGAATTTTGCTATTATGTACAAACCAACATAGACATAATTATTAGCTGCTGAGTAAACCACCTTACGTCTCTCCCAGTGGGTTGAATGTCATAATCGCACCATTAGATTCCACTACAGTGGTATAAATACtgatcaaaattaatttcagcatcCTCAGCACTGAGGAGCCAAAGCCGTGTTGGCCACCTACACAGACAGAACCACTATCAGGACTCTTACCTGAGACAGTAAGCTCTGGTGGGCAAATGTCTGGTGACAAAGAAGGCAcaggaaaatgattttcatgTCTATTctagaaaaagaagacaaaagggCACAGAATCTAAGCAGAAACTGTTGGTGTAAATAtagagcagagcacaggagaTCAGGAGAGAGCAACCCAACTGGCCCGCAGGAAGCAAGAGCACCCCATGTCCCTGTCCTGGCTTAGGGACAGGCCAAAAGAGGCTCTCGAGGGACTTCCCGCAGCTCTGGGTGCAGGTCTGTCCCTGAGCCAGCTCCAGATATCTGGCAGAGAGAAAACCTGAGTTCATTGTTACTCTGAGAGCTCGGGTGAGTTTGACTTTGTGAGCTCTATCCGTAGAGGTCCTCTCTAAACCTCTGTGTCCAAAACACCAGTGAGTTCCTGGTTCTGACCATGGCCAGTTGAGTTATTTACCGAAAACACCTCATTATCAGAATGAGAACGACTGGAAGCAGAGATGGGTGCCCACCCTTTCTTAAGTATCAGGTCACAGGCTGAAGCACAAGTAAGTGGGGAAAAGAGTCACAGTGTAGATAAGCTGAGCCCACTGAGACAGTGCATCCATAGCTGGAATCTCAGAAAGAGAGGTACGGAGCTGGTGCTGAGGACAGACGGATGGGTAACATGGGAACCTAAACATGCTTTCCCTGATGTGGAGCCCTGACCTCAATAGAAGTTCAATTTTTCAACAACAaagtgaggaaaggaaaaaattaatttcagtcaGCTGTGTGATTTCGTATAGGTACACAGCACTGCACAAACACCTTTCTGCTGGATGATGAACGATCTCTCCATACTACTCACATACATATGAGTAGCCTATATATGTATAGGATAAGGCTGACTTTCATAAACATGTCTGCAGCCTGGCACACCCAAAGGCAACATGTACTTGCCATTCCTGCAAGTCTGTGTCTACACAGGgtctggaaagaaaaaccttttGGGAATGATGCTTGTACAAAAGGAAACTCCATCCAGCCTTGTCTTATGGAAGTTTATGGGGAAAAGGGCAGAACACACGCCAGGCATTGCAGCAATCCAGGAAAGGAATGACAAAGGCACGAAACCCAATCACAGGCCTAAATTATTGTGGGAGTTGTGTGGTTAAATCCTGTCTCACCACGCACAGCTCAAGCCCTCGCCTCTGCAAACACAACATAGAGCTAGGCTACACAGGAAGAATGAGCCTGTCTTATCATTAGGCTGGTGAGGAACAGACACGAGCTGCTCAGGAATGCTGCGGATTCATCCTCATCAGAGGTCTTTAAGAACAAAGAGTCATTCCTGCCTTTGGGTAGGAGACTAGATCAAACCGACTCCTGCGATCCCTTCCAGCCCTATGGCTGTGTTGAATGAGATGCAGGTTGCtatccacagattttttttttttttaacctgaaacGTCTGAAACATCTGAATGCAGGCCCTGGAGATGAAACTCCTGTCATTTACCTCCACCGATTCTTCGCTGTCTCAAACCcaagacagaagaaacagtatttcagatttaaaataccTGGCTGTAAAATGAGGCTACATTCATCAACACTACAGACTTTCCACAGCCCAGAAAGACTACTATGGGGTCCCTAAAACAGAGTTTTCTGATCAAAGAAAGATCACAAGACTGATGTCTATGGTCTTAGACATGAATTTCAGCCTACCTCTGGGGACCTCACGTGGACCTTCAGTCTGCAGGAAGTCAGACCATTTCCCACAGCCTTTGGCGGTGGTGACGGAATGTTGTTATGAACTGACAGTCCGGGATGTAACCGTCCCCGTCCAGGAATAAAGGCCACTTCTGTGTTTCCCTCGTGTCTTAAATGAACAATAAATACAGGACATTTGATTAACCAAGAAAGTATAACttaaatttgcaaaatgttcATGTCCACGGTTCTTTCTCCAGGACAATCTCACTTAAGGCCAT
It contains:
- the LOC118249259 gene encoding LOW QUALITY PROTEIN: syntaxin-binding protein 4-like (The sequence of the model RefSeq protein was modified relative to this genomic sequence to represent the inferred CDS: inserted 2 bases in 1 codon; substituted 1 base at 1 genomic stop codon), translating into MSYLQPPGRDLEHFDGLSLIYWAGGCAGTHVDSSLSSPIXERCLSSLPXRTLMGPYGMDRTMHCFDFYDCANGLGIKVIGGIKELTGEEYGVYVKRILPGGVAYADGRLQPGDQILEVNGDSLIGVTSERAVDILRTASATSHMRLLIARDDDARREFSELLEKFGSQSNTGSARSSPVLHGSSRYLESTSSGSSSRSQSPLLLSPASSHGPFIGNPVHTPHTHYSTESGIQSISIAKSSGLGLTISGGSNRPDGPMVYIQELMPDGDCYKDGRLRPGDQLIAINRDSLVGSTLEEARKIITKAKFRHEGNTEVAFIPGRGRLHPGLSVHNNIPSPPPKAVGNGLTSCRLKVHVRSPENRHENHFPVPSLSPDICPPELTVSAPTSAPSQGVAAGTKPRVALDPHIRLKDGKLELVLQYLGLEVTEEKKRQLRQTLTTDSQGTVAYGDLLQALRDVMQDELDEAGLDSSSVLFTQHEVASLLDTSAFHSPTLDSLSCNGSEELEQLQLEMTDLRQEVRRLKSLLKEVENSKKSMEDELQRLNQKALGFLSENRTLHSKLQMAEVVQRQAHSAEQDYEEVIHLLEAEIAELKMQLAGKKAKHVAEIEEDILELKRQLSLADGQLRKSEVSRKRLEICNRKLLLFVQNVHKVLSTPSHLPDEKRASSETEEDKTDAVSDTSLPSSDLVDILLSEAKELLAPILSNKDASPCDRDQCLPAEGIPNYKDHLHQKTTWPPPPSQNKADQLQSPSPTKELPEKPT